One window from the genome of Antricoccus suffuscus encodes:
- a CDS encoding ABC transporter permease, whose protein sequence is MSALTVMTKNEGRLFLREPAAVFWSLAFPIGLLIIFGLIPAFRDTDPDTGLRLINTYTPTLLLMAMTFLAVSGLPTTLTTYRERLILKRLATTPIGRSKMLAAQLLINLIFAAVMIVAVIVIARLAFDVPLADNIVGYLLSLILIAVVLLSLGLLVASIAKTAKVATAVGTILFFPLMFFAGLWIPIQAMPKTLATISEYTPLGAATRCLEAAASGGWPQIGHVGVLVAYIVVFGGIAVKTFRWE, encoded by the coding sequence ATGTCTGCACTCACTGTCATGACCAAGAACGAGGGACGGCTGTTCTTGCGCGAGCCGGCAGCCGTCTTCTGGTCACTCGCCTTCCCCATCGGGCTGCTGATCATCTTCGGTCTCATCCCCGCGTTCCGGGACACCGATCCGGATACCGGCCTGCGGCTGATCAACACCTATACGCCGACGCTGCTGTTGATGGCGATGACGTTCCTCGCGGTGTCCGGCCTGCCGACCACACTTACGACGTACCGCGAGCGGCTCATCCTCAAGCGGCTCGCGACCACGCCAATCGGCCGTTCGAAGATGCTCGCCGCGCAGCTCCTGATCAACCTCATTTTTGCGGCCGTCATGATCGTCGCCGTAATCGTGATCGCGCGGCTGGCGTTCGACGTACCGCTGGCTGACAACATCGTCGGCTACCTACTCAGCCTGATACTGATCGCCGTCGTGCTGCTCTCACTCGGGCTCCTGGTCGCGTCCATCGCGAAGACCGCGAAGGTGGCCACCGCAGTTGGCACTATCCTGTTCTTCCCACTGATGTTCTTTGCCGGTTTGTGGATTCCGATCCAGGCGATGCCTAAGACGCTGGCCACCATTTCCGAATACACTCCGCTCGGTGCAGCCACGAGATGCCTGGAGGCGGCCGCTTCCGGCGGATGGCCGCAGATCGGGCACGTCGGTGTTCTCGTCGCTTACATAGTTGTATTCGGCGGTATCGCCGTGAAAACATTTCGCTGGGAGTAA
- a CDS encoding ABC transporter ATP-binding protein, with the protein MSVIAISNLRKTYGDKVAVEDVSFTVEEGEIFGILGPNGAGKTTTVECMIGLTKPDGGTLEVLGLNPVRQQQALTKYVGVQLQEASLPDKMTVAEAMELYSSFYDDPADIDELLQDLGIQDSAKTRFAKLSGGQKQRLSIALALIGQPRIAVLDELTTGLDPVARRETWSLIERMRDRGVTIVLVTHFMEEAEHLCDRIAIIDAGRVVALDTPAGLAMQVAAEQTMRFIPSAPVDEAALKALPEVTSVSHDGDHLVIAGNDTVIQAVMGVLARNNIVAGQLRVDQADLDDAFVAITGKNR; encoded by the coding sequence GTGTCGGTCATCGCAATCAGCAACCTACGCAAGACGTACGGCGACAAGGTCGCTGTCGAGGACGTGTCTTTCACGGTCGAGGAAGGCGAGATCTTCGGTATCCTCGGCCCCAACGGCGCCGGCAAGACCACGACCGTCGAATGCATGATCGGGCTGACGAAGCCGGACGGCGGCACGCTCGAAGTGCTCGGGCTCAATCCCGTACGCCAGCAGCAGGCGTTGACCAAGTACGTCGGCGTACAACTGCAGGAAGCCTCGTTGCCCGACAAGATGACCGTCGCCGAGGCGATGGAGCTGTATTCGTCGTTCTACGACGATCCGGCGGATATCGACGAGCTGCTCCAGGATCTCGGTATTCAGGACTCCGCGAAGACTCGGTTCGCGAAGCTGTCCGGCGGCCAGAAGCAACGGCTGTCGATCGCGCTCGCGCTCATCGGGCAGCCGCGCATCGCCGTACTCGACGAGCTCACGACCGGTCTCGACCCGGTGGCACGCAGGGAGACCTGGTCGCTGATCGAGCGGATGCGCGACCGGGGCGTGACGATCGTGCTCGTCACTCACTTCATGGAGGAAGCCGAACACCTCTGTGACCGCATCGCGATCATCGACGCAGGCCGGGTCGTCGCGCTCGATACGCCGGCCGGGCTGGCAATGCAGGTCGCCGCCGAACAGACGATGAGGTTCATCCCATCCGCGCCGGTCGACGAGGCGGCGCTCAAGGCACTCCCCGAGGTCACCTCGGTCAGCCATGACGGCGACCACCTCGTCATCGCTGGCAACGACACTGTCATCCAAGCCGTCATGGGCGTGCTTGCGCGCAACAACATCGTGGCCGGGCAGCTGCGCGTCGACCAGGCGGACCTCGACGACGCATTCGTCGCGATCACCGGCAAAAACCGCTAG